The Cryptococcus neoformans var. neoformans B-3501A chromosome 4, whole genome shotgun sequence genome has a window encoding:
- a CDS encoding 60S ribosomal protein L22 (Match to ESTs gb|CF191624.1|CF191624, gb|CF187714.1|CF187714, gb|CF187316.1|CF187316; HMMPfam hit to Ribosomal_L22e, Ribosomal L22e protein family, score: 185.4, E(): 1.1e-52): MPKAPSATKNAAAGKPLHKFYVDCSVPVNDSVFDLAAFEKFLHDRIKVDGKPGQLGDVVAVQKEGAKIVLTSQIPFSKRYLKYLTKKHLKKNSFENFLRVVATSKDTYSLKYFKVDQDEAEEDELA; encoded by the exons ATG CCGAAAGCCCCCTCCGCCACTAAGAACGCCGCCGCTGGCAAGCCTCTCCACAAGTTCTACGTCGACTGCTCCGTTCCTGTAAACGACTCTGTCTTCGACCTCGCCGCATTTGAGAAGTTCCTCCACGACCGCATTAAGGTTGATGGCAAGCCTGGACAGCTCGGCGACGTTGTCGCCGTCCAGAAAGAGG GTGCCAAGATCGTCCTCACTTCCCAGATCCCTTTTTCCAAGAGGTACCTGAAGTACCTTACCAAAAAgcatttgaagaagaactcTTTTGAGAACTTCCTGCG TGTCGTTGCCACTTCCAAGGACACCTACTCCCTCAAGTACTTTAAGGTTGATCAGGATGAAgctgaggaggatgaactCGCTTAA